The following nucleotide sequence is from Aspergillus luchuensis IFO 4308 DNA, chromosome 1, nearly complete sequence.
CCTCTCGcctcttctccccacccTTCTCATCAACCCGCTACCCCCGAATATTCTCTCCCCCAGCATAGCCCTGCACCTCTTCCCCTCGACGCACCCACATCTCCCCACCGTCAAGGGCCGAACACTCTACCGCGCCGCGCTCTGGACCGTCCCAGTAGCATGGAGCAGCCTCCCCCTACTAGGAAATGTGAAGCTTCAAATCCTCAGTGAGCGCATTGTCCGCGCAGGAACGGTCCTCGAACCCGAACGACCGGACAACGACCACGATACCAGCGACGAGCGTCTCGTCGTGCGTTGGCGAACCGAGCCGCGGAGcgaatccaccacctccaactcgGAACATTCCAGCACATCGTTCACCGCCGCATCTCCTACGCCACCAAGTGATACCCAAGGCACCAACAAGAGTAATGGCAGTCACCTCTCATCTTCGAAAGCCGGGATCAACAAAGGCCTTAGCGTCCTGCTGGGCGGGGACGCTCCGATCttcaagttgaagaaggaagagcagtTCACGGGCCtattcatcttctcctttgaCGAGGAAGGTCGCATTGCGTCGCATACGATCGAGCACGCGGATGATGCGCGTGGATGGAATCGCACCCCGAAATTCGTGACTTTGACTGACTGGTTGATCGGTAAGGCGAGAGGATCGCTTGACCCTGCTGCAGAGCCGGGGCTAGCCATGCAGGGCTGTCATTGGCAGGATGCGCAGGAGTACCTCGATAGGGATCGGTACCATCGTGAACAACATTATTATCCTCATGGTCGGTGTTCGTAGGCCCTCAGGCCTCGTTTTACCCTTCCGATATTACTGATATGGTTATACGGCCATGTTGGTTTCCATTTGCTTATTCAATACTCCACTATTTGAGACTCTCTTCTATTCCCATTACCAAGGGGCACAAAATATAGAGGCAGTTTCGGCGCGGTATGATGCGAAAAGGAATTGCACGGTCTCAAAATCGTGTTCAGATATTCTGATTTTGTTTGTTCACGGTGGCTGGCTATCTGCTTTGCTTGTTTCAGCAGTTGGTGGCAATCTCTTCAGAGTTCTAGATGTTCATATTtattctcctctcttctccactcCTTGTCTTGTTATCTATATGTATTCTTTCGCTTACCACCACTCTCCGATGTGTATTATACCCAGCACTACTATTAAagtctgtttttttttttttttttaatgtAATGTAACGTGAATATATGTTTTGCTAGTACCACTACTCACCGATACAGCCACTCAGCCAGTAGATAGTAAATTCTATCTGATCTACTGTACATCATGTTGATAAGACCGCAAAGATGAATAACGTACACTCAACAGAAGACTTCAATCTATAAATCTATCTTTATCGTCACAGGATTTTTCAAACAATCCAACAGAAATCAACTGAGAGCTAACTACGCCTTGGCAGGAATATTCGGCGACTTCAAGCACGTGAACACAGCCACGCAAACGGTGACCATCGCGATTCCACCCGTGGTGTAGGCGATTTCGCGCCCAACCCACCAGAACAACGAACAGAAGAGCAACGGTCCCGCCGCGCGCCCGACCTGGCCCCAGCTACGGAGTCTACCCAAGACCGCACCGCGGTCTGACTCCTGTGCCTCGAAGCTACCCAGGCTGTTGAGGCCCGTGACGACCGTGGCGCTGGTGATAGCGAGGAGGCTGCCGGCGGCGTAAAggccggagagggaggaaacGCGCGCGAGCATAAAGAAGGATACGGTGCAGGCAAGGACGCCGGCGCGGACTGTCACGAGTGGGGGCAGACGGCGCACGACAGTGCCTTGGAGGAGTGAGGCGATTAGACCCATCATTGAGAGGAGGCGGCCATTTAGAGCGGAGGGGCTGGCTTGGCTGCCGGCGTAGAAGGTGGCGGttaggaaggggagggagaactCAAGTccggagaaggggaggaggaagaggaagtggatTGCGTTGAGGATGGCggggttgttggtgtgtTGTTTGCGTTTGggagtgggggtggatgtggacgTGGGGGCCTTCGAGGCAGACGTGGTGGTTGAAGAGGTATGAGTGAGCTTGGTGAAACGAGGGTGAGTTTCCGGCAGACAGAAGTAGATGTATGCGGTTTCGACGACAATGAGCAGAAGGGAAACGCCGGCTGCGGTTGCGAAGGGGTTTGCTGCCACAGTGGTGATGTTCGAGAGAAATGCTCCTAGGGCGGGTCCGCAGGTGAAGGCGATGCTGAAGCAGGCGCCCACCAGGGCCATGGTCGAGCCGCGCTGGCTGGGGTCGCTGATGTCGGTTGCAATGGCGTTGGCCAGCTGCACATTCCCTTCACTAAGACCACCGACGATGCGACTGGCCAGGAAGGTGCGGAAATCCGTAGCAGCGACCCAGAGAGCGACGCTGAGAGTGTTGCCAACCATGGAGTAGAGTAGGGCGGTCTTGCGGCCGCGCTGGTCGGAGAGACGGCCGATAAAGGGGGCGGCTAGGGCCtgtaggaaggagaagagagatccGAGAGCGCCACCGAGGAGAACAATATCATAGCGCGAGTCGATGGGCTTTGCGAAGGAGTTCTTGTAGGCATTGAGATAGTGGAAGACGCGGTTCAGCAGCGAGTTCGGGGAGGGGTCTTGGTTGCGgtagaaggagaggagagatgggaagagaggaagaatgaaCGTAAAGGATATCTAGACCGACGGTTAGAGAGAACAACTCATGAGAACGAGAGTAACAGCAGCAAAACATACCAAATCCAAGAGCAACGAGGTCATCAAGACCTTGaggatcttcttccgctggtCTGCGGCGACCGCCATAGTGGTGAGAGACGGCGAGGTGCGGGGGACACTAAAAGGTCAAGacgaaagagagagaaaagaggaccggaagaagagagtgaaTAGAAGGGGTTTAATTAAACATGAGGAACAGAAATGGAACGAAGGATAGCAGCGTTCAGCAGCATAAGAAAGGcaggtcgaagaagaacaacaacacgatggcatcttctcctccgaggCACCTGCCAATTATGTCATAGCCCTGAGCCCTATCAGATGCGGGACTCGGCCTTGGCTGCCTTTTCGGGTAAATTCGAGTTGATCTATTCATTTCGCTTACATTCATACTTGCATCTACAATGGTCTTATACTGATTCGTCCAATCTGGCGAGGAAAAAGTAAGTGTGCCGCTGGCTTCCATTGCCGCCGAGCTGCACTTTGACCCTATATTCCTAGCAACTTCGTCCCGGCCGTCAACGGCCAGACATTCTCCCCTGCTCCTGTCGCTGCGAACCGCCCTGGCCTGCAACCCTCCATGTCAACATAAGATGCAAATGAATAAAATACAGGAAAAGAATAGTAGATGGCCAATATGACGAGCTTTGCCGCCACCATCCGAATGCAATGGCCCCGTGGAAGCGGTCATCACAGCTCGAAAGACAaggtaaaagaaaagatatgAAAGAGCAACATTATGCACGCTCAATAACTGCAAACATATACAACCGGAACCTTGGGGAAGAGAATCCAAAAGAAACGTCGAGCAATGCTACCGGATGACTGGTTCATCGGCAGCGTGTCGCCCTCATAGCTCCGTGTTGTAATCATTTCAAGAGTCATTGCTTTCGTCAACCATGACACCACCATTACCCATGAGTTTATTAGTATGAGAGAGGATAGACAAAGGAAAGCACAACGCCCCGACGGCTGCAATAATAAAAGCGGGGAAGATGTAAAGATGTAGCATGGACAAGGCCCAGTGCCATTCAGAAGGCAAGGAGCCAGCATCAGGACCGCGTCGGCATTGAGATGTACTTCTCACAGAGGAGCACAACCCACAAGCCAGGCGACGGATCGATCCTGTTCCGAGCTGCACTGGCTTACTGGTTTCCAGCAGGAGCGGCACTGGGAgcgccattgccattggcgTTGGCTCCGCCACGGCCCCGACCACCACGGCCCCGACCACGACCGTGGCCACGGAACTCGCCGCGTCCGCGTCCCCGGAAACCATCACCACGTCCACGGCCATGTCCGCCACGACCACGTCCGCGAACACTAGGCTgtctctggtggtggtgtacCTGCTCGAAGCCGTCCTTCGGCACAGTAACATTCTCGGTGCCCTGCTCGGCAGCCGGGCTGGTCTTCACCTCAGCTTGCGCCGCTGCAGGTGTGGCCTCCAGGCCAGTATCGGTCTCGGCGGGGTCCCGGGGGACTTCTACCCAGCCTTCGGTGTTGGCCGAGGAGACACCAGAAGCATTGGCATCCCAGTTGGCCTCCGCGACTGCGTTACCACCCTCGCCAACGAGAGTCTGAGCAGGCGGCTGGACCTGCTCCGCCTCAGGCTCGGCGGCAGTAGCGGACTCGTTAGCAACGGTAGCAGTAGCGTCGGTGTTGTAAGAAGAATCCTGGAGCTCGGTGTAACCGGCGTTGGCAAGAGTAGGGTCCGACTGAGGAGCGGCctcggtggtggcggtggtggtctcgTCAGTTGGTCCAGCAAGCTCAGCAGCGGCCTGCTTTACTCTTCCGTCTGATCAACAGATTATCGTTAGCAACAGGCAAAACAAAATACATGGGATGACGGCAGTGCTCACAGGTGACATCGAGGAGAGTGCTGTCAACGCCAACCACCTTCTCGTCCACGCCCTCGATGATCTTAAGCATGGAAGAGACAGCATCCTGAGTACCGCCGTAGATCTGGTAAAGGACACCCTCAAAGGCACGGCTCTCATTCGAGGTCTCGTCTCCAGAGTTTCTAACCCGCGCAGCCGCACAGAGGAACTTGCTCAAGTTAAGCAGCTTCTGTCTGAGCTCCGTCTCTCTCACACCGCTAGCAGCTTCGGTGGCCTGCTTCTGAACAGCTTCAAGCTGCTCCTTGTGGGCCTGCTCCAGCTCAGCCTTCTGGCTGACCAACCGTTCCTCGTAATAGGCAGCGAAGCTCTTGAACTGGGCAATCTGTTCCTCGATCTGAGCAACAGCGGCCTGGAGGGAAGGCTTCTTCAGGGCC
It contains:
- a CDS encoding uncharacterized protein (COG:S;~EggNog:ENOG410PP99;~InterPro:IPR031342;~PFAM:PF17119), whose translation is MPPKLVSGPAPRALRRRLLPPSTSSPIKPPVSREQYFVSPSPGTLAQPRPDIIHGPQLTRESPTLFSQTGFRPSVSDPLDGGSKRDHEPPDERILKLGKTLRILSPLLPTLLINPLPPNILSPSIALHLFPSTHPHLPTVKGRTLYRAALWTVPVAWSSLPLLGNVKLQILSERIVRAGTVLEPERPDNDHDTSDERLVVRWRTEPRSESTTSNSEHSSTSFTAASPTPPSDTQGTNKSNGSHLSSSKAGINKGLSVLLGGDAPIFKLKKEEQFTGLFIFSFDEEGRIASHTIEHADDARGWNRTPKFVTLTDWLIGKARGSLDPAAEPGLAMQGCHWQDAQEYLDRDRYHREQHYYPHGRCS
- a CDS encoding putative tetracycline transporter (COG:G;~EggNog:ENOG410PK1M;~InterPro:IPR020846,IPR011701,IPR036259;~PFAM:PF07690;~TransMembrane:12 (i12-33o75-97i109-127o133-154i166-187o199-221i263-283o303-321i328-347o353-375i396-413o419-437i);~go_function: GO:0022857 - transmembrane transporter activity [Evidence IEA];~go_process: GO:0055085 - transmembrane transport [Evidence IEA]); its protein translation is MAVAADQRKKILKVLMTSLLLDLISFTFILPLFPSLLSFYRNQDPSPNSLLNRVFHYLNAYKNSFAKPIDSRYDIVLLGGALGSLFSFLQALAAPFIGRLSDQRGRKTALLYSMVGNTLSVALWVAATDFRTFLASRIVGGLSEGNVQLANAIATDISDPSQRGSTMALVGACFSIAFTCGPALGAFLSNITTVAANPFATAAGVSLLLIVVETAYIYFCLPETHPRFTKLTHTSSTTTSASKAPTSTSTPTPKRKQHTNNPAILNAIHFLFLLPFSGLEFSLPFLTATFYAGSQASPSALNGRLLSMMGLIASLLQGTVVRRLPPLVTVRAGVLACTVSFFMLARVSSLSGLYAAGSLLAITSATVVTGLNSLGSFEAQESDRGAVLGRLRSWGQVGRAAGPLLFCSLFWWVGREIAYTTGGIAMVTVCVAVFTCLKSPNIPAKA
- a CDS encoding uncharacterized protein (COG:S;~EggNog:ENOG410PNIX), which encodes MAAAAVNTNPPAQSETSEKHKPNHASSPSIASKAEVNGSDNHEHQHFKELQKSLRNAMKKLNATAKVDAIIAENPGKSLDELVAEKKINVDQKAQALKKPSLQAAVAQIEEQIAQFKSFAAYYEERLVSQKAELEQAHKEQLEAVQKQATEAASGVRETELRQKLLNLSKFLCAAARVRNSGDETSNESRAFEGVLYQIYGGTQDAVSSMLKIIEGVDEKVVGVDSTLLDVTYGRVKQAAAELAGPTDETTTATTEAAPQSDPTLANAGYTELQDSSYNTDATATVANESATAAEPEAEQVQPPAQTLVGEGGNAVAEANWDANASGVSSANTEGWVEVPRDPAETDTGLEATPAAAQAEVKTSPAAEQGTENVTVPKDGFEQVHHHQRQPSVRGRGRGGHGRGRGDGFRGRGRGEFRGHGRGRGRGGRGRGGANANGNGAPSAAPAGNQ